One window from the genome of Salvia splendens isolate huo1 chromosome 9, SspV2, whole genome shotgun sequence encodes:
- the LOC121748672 gene encoding putative clathrin assembly protein At5g35200, with the protein MSRGGTQSSIRKTLGALKDTTTVSLAKINSDYKELDIAIVKATNHVERPAKERHIKAVFAAVSATRPRADVAYCIHALARRLAKTHNWAVALKTLIVIHRALREVDPTFQEEIINYGRSRGHMLNLAHFKDDSSPNAWDYSAWVRCYALFLEERMECYRVLKYDIETDRPRTKDVDTPDLLEHLPALQQLLHHVIGCQPQGAALHNFIIQLALSMVASESIKIYSAISDGTVNLVDKFFEMQKHDALKSMDIYRRAGNQAERLSEFYEICKNLDVGRGERFIKIEQPPVSFLQAMEEYVREAPRASTARKDLGDDKPKAVLAIEYKPISEVKEEHLQTPPPAEPEPEPVKVETAAPEPPPDLLGLNEPTPAATALDEKNSLALAIVSTEQPASTGPSFSNGATGWELALVTAPSSNETAAATSKLAGGLDMLTLDSLYDDAIRQSNHNHQVASYNPWEQGPMGNSMMAHDPFYASNAVAAPPNVQMSNQPNMFMFQPQQQQPMMMMAPQQPMNPYMTGVQPHPYGAGMPVQAYNPYSGLI; encoded by the exons ATGTCACGTGGCGGTACACAGAGCAGTATAAGAAAAACCCTTGGTGCTCTCAAGGACACCACGACTGTTAGCTTGGCGAAAATAAACAGCGACTACAAG GAGTTGGACATTGCTATTGTTAAGGCAACGAACCATGTTGAACGCCCTGCAAAAGAGAGGCATATTAAAG CTGTCTTTGCTGCTGTATCGGCCACCAGGCCTCGAGCTGATGTTGCCTATTGTATACATGCTCTTGCAAGAAGATTGGCAAAAACTCATAATTGGGCG GTTGCCTTGAAGACTCTAATTGTTATACATCGTGCGTTAAGGGAGGTGGACCCAACATTCCAGGAAGAAATCATTAATTATGGTAGGAGCAGAGGTCATATGCTTAACTTAGCCCACTTCAAGGATGATTCCAGCCCTAACG CTTGGGATTATTCTGCTTGGGTACGCTGTTATGCACTATTTTTGGAGGAGAGGATGGAATGTTACCGAGTGTTGAAATACGACATAGAAACAGACCGTCCG AGAACGAAAGACGTCGACACTCCGGATCTACTCGAACATTTACCAGCACTACAGCAACTTCTTCACCATGTGATTGGCTGTCAG CCCCAAGGAGCAGCTCTTCATAATTTCATCATTCAATTAGCGCTTTCCATG GTTGCTTCAGAAAGCATAAAAATTTACAGTGCGATAAGTGATGGTACCGTTAATTTGGTCGACAAG TTCTTCGAGATGCAAAAGCACGATGCTCTTAAATCTATGGATATATATCGAAGAGCTGGAAATCAG GCCGAGAGATTGTCAGAATTCtatgaaatatgtaaaaatCTTGATGTTGGGCGTGGAGAGCGATTTATCAAGATCGAACAG CCACCAGTGTCATTTCTGCAAGCTATGGAAGAGTATGTTCGAGAAGCACCACGCGCTTCCACAGCCCGCAAAGATCTG GGTGACGATAAGCCTAAGGCAGTCTTGGCTATTGAGTACAAACCGATTTCAGAGGTAAAAGAAGAGCATCTGCAGACGCCACCTCCAGCTGAACCCGAACCAGAGCCTGTCAAAGTGGAGACTGCAGCTCCTGAGCCACCGCCTGATTTGCTG GGCCTGAACGAGCCCACCCCTGCTGCAACTGCGTTGGATGAGAAAAATTCTCTGGCTTTGGCCATTGTTTCTACTG AACAACCAGCCTCAACCGGACCAAGCTTCTCAAATGGAGCCACAGGCTGGGAGCTAGCGCTTGTCACAGCTCCAAGCTCCAATGAGACCGCTGCTGCAACGAGCAAACTG GCTGGAGGGCTGGACATGCTCACGCTGGACAGTCTATACGACGACGCAATCAGACAAAGCAACCACAATCACCAGGTCGCGAGCTACAACCCATGGGAGCAAGGCCCAATGGGGAACTCCATGATGGCACACGACCCGTTCTACGCGTCCAACGCAGTGGCTGCACCGCCAAATGTACAGATGTCGAACCAGCCGAATATGTTCATGTTCCagccgcagcagcagcagccgatgatgatgatggccCCGCAGCAACCCATGAATCCATACATGACCGGTGTTCAGCCCCACCCGTACGGAGCAGGTATGCCCGTGCAAGCCTACAATCCTTATTCGGGCCTCATTTGA